The following is a genomic window from uncultured Fibrobacter sp..
GTTGGCTAGCCCGCTGTGCTTAATTTTTTAGGTCGGTAGCCTTAGTCAAAATTTAAACTGCGCCGGTACGGCGTGAATCCTGCATTCCGTATAAATTCTTCGGCCGCCTCGATGGTCGTGAGCCCGTGGTTCTGTAATACGTTTTCTTCTATCACGATGCTGTTGATGTCGTCGGCGCCGCTGTGCAGCCCGAGTTCGCCGAGCGATAGCCCCATGCCGAGCAGCGAGACTTCGATGTGCGGGATATTGTCAAGGTAAAGGCGGCTGAGGGCGAGCAACTTGAGGTATTCGTCGCCGCGCACGTGCCGGATGGGAAACTTGTCCGTCTGCGGCTGGAATGTCCACACCACGAAACTCTTGAACCCTTGCGCAATGTCCTGCGTCTTGCGCACGTAATCCAAATGCTCGATGATTTCTTCGGGCGTCTCCACACTGCCGAACACGATGTTTGCACTGCCGGGGAGTCCCTTCTTGTGGCAGGCTGCGAGCGTATCGCACCACTGCTGCGCGGGGAGCTTCTTGGGACTGAGCATTTGTCGCATGCGGTCGGAGAGGATTTCGGCGCCTGCGCCCGGCACGGAACTGAGCCCGGCCTCCTTGAATATGTCGAGCAGTTCGTCCAAAGCAATGTTGCTGAACTCCGCGATGCGCACGAGCTCCACCGGCGAGAATCCGCGTACTTTCACGCCCATTTCTTGCGTGAGCATCTTGAGCACGTCGGTGTAGTAGCTGAGCGGGATTTCCCGGTTCACGCCCCCTTGCAAAAAAATCTGGTCGGCGCCTTTGGCCTTCGCTTCAATCGTCTTCTGCCGGATTTCGTCGAGGCTAAGTATGTAGGCTTCGGGGCTATGTGCCGGCCTGCAAAAACTGCAAAAACTGCACGTGACTTCGCAGACGTTCGTGTAGTTCACGATGCGGAATGCCGTGTAACCCACTTTGTTTTCGGGGTGCATGCGCCTGCGCACGGCATCGGCGGTCTCTGCGACCTCGGTCCACGGGGCGTTTTTCAATATATCGAGCGCTTCGGCGGGGGTAATTCGCCCGTTTTGAACAGCTTTTTGTAAGATAGGGTTCACGCAAACAAGATAATTCTTTTCTTGCCGTTTGTAAACTTTTTGCCGTGGATTTATTGTCCATGAAAAACATTCCGGGGCTGTGACGTTTCCCACATTATGAGGATATCTTGATAAGGCAATATGAGGAATATTGGCAATATGAGGATGTTTTGGTATGAAAAGTACACTAGCAATAGCTGTGTCGCTCGTTTGCTCTGTTGCTCTCTCGGCAGTTGAGGCGAGTGCGTTCACCGTAACCGGTAAGGTCAATGACGAAAGTGGCAAGGCCATCGAAAAGGCTTCTGTCACTCTTTTGGGCAAGGGCCTCCGTGCGGAAACCGATGCGACGGGATCGTTTTCCCTCCATCAAGACGAGGCCGTTCCTGGGAATCCGGGGCAAGTCGGTCCACAGGACTCGGCGGCTTCTGTTGGAGGTAATCTGACAGATTCGCTCCAGGGGCTTGCGGTATCGCGACCTGTGGGGTATTTGTCGGTGAACAATGGGGTGCTTTCGTTCTCCCAGAGTTCAGGCAGCCCAGTTCGCGTGCAAGTGTTCGACATGGTGGGCAACCGCCTGCTCGACGAGACCCTGTACGGCACGGGAACGGTAGACATGAATGCGTCTATTAAGGCTAGGGGTACTTACTTTGCCCGCGTCAAGGTTGGCAGTGCGCAACAGAACTTCAAGTTCACTGCCGACGGGAGCTTTTCCGCCGCATTCGGCGAAAAAGCCCACGCACGGGCTTTACTCAAAGTGGGCGACAACGATGACCTTCGCGTGATTGCGAATGGCTACGATACGCTCACGGTTCATCTGACCAATTTGGATACGAACTTGACGCTCGTCTTGAAAAAGCCTGCGCCGCCACAACCGCAGTATGCTTATGGTTGGGGCTTGAAGAACGACCCCGTTCCCAGTAGCGGTTGCGGTAAAGACACCAAGCTCGACTACAAGTACCGTGGCGACAAGCCCTACATCGAATTCAAGTGGAGCAAGGGAACGCGCACCGTGCGCATCGATATCCCCAAGAGCTACGACAAGAACAAACCGTACAAACTCATTTTCGGAATGCAGTGCATGGGCGGCTGGGCCGGCGGCGTGCAGGACGAAGGCTATTATGGTCTGAAGCAGTTTGACAAGGATGAGACTGTCATCTTCGTCGCCCCCGAGGGCAACGGAAACCAGGCCCCGTGGGCTCAGGATGACTACACGCTTTTCGATGAACTTCTCGCTTATCTCGAAGGCAACTTCTGCATTGACTCTAGCCGCGTGTTCTCGACAGGCTTTAGCTACGGCTCCATGTTCAGTAACGGACTTTCATGGAACCACCAGGAAGTGCTCCGCGCCGTGGCCGTGTACGAGACCGCCGAACGCAACATCTGGCTCCCGGAACGCAAGAAAATGGGTGTCGGTTGGATGGGTGTGCTCGGCTTGCAAGATGACTTGTGCCGCCCGGAAATGGGACGTGCCGCCCGCGACATTATCCTGGAACTCAACTCCGAAGGTGGCAAGGCCAAGAACGAAAAGGCTCAGGAATATGGTGGCAACGGTCCGCATGTGTGCTACGATTACACGACTGTCGAGGAACGCTTCCCAGTTCGCTGGTGCACGCAGAACGGTGGCCACATCTGGGATCACAAGGATCCGGGCCAATTCCAGTCTTGGGTTCCGCAGACTACATGGGATTTCTTCAATAAGTTCTAGGCAAAATTTATACTCCTCCAAAAACAAACATCTTTCTGCATTGCAGAAAGGTGTTTTTCTTTATGGGTTGTTTGATGAGATGGAAATTCAAGGGTAGCACCGCATAGGCCCGTTTTCTATATTTGATATTATGGAATTTAAGCGTTTTGAGGCCTTAATCGAGATGTTCCCGCAGGTGCAGATTTTTAGCACCGAAGGCGAGGACTTGGATAGGGTCATTACTCATTTTTTGAACCAGCAGAAAAACGTCTCCACGATGTCGGAAGCGATGCAGCGGAAAATCCAGCATGCGCTCGCCCCGTTTTTCCAGCAGCGGTTCATCAGCCTGCACGACGAAGAAGCTCCGTTGGTGCGGCACCTGCTTTTGAAAAAGAAGTTCTTTTTGCAGACGGACCGCTATATCGACGATATGGCCTGGCCGGAAACCGACCCCGAGAAATTGGACGAAGCACTTTCGATTGCGGAAC
Proteins encoded in this region:
- a CDS encoding CofH family radical SAM protein, translating into MNPILQKAVQNGRITPAEALDILKNAPWTEVAETADAVRRRMHPENKVGYTAFRIVNYTNVCEVTCSFCSFCRPAHSPEAYILSLDEIRQKTIEAKAKGADQIFLQGGVNREIPLSYYTDVLKMLTQEMGVKVRGFSPVELVRIAEFSNIALDELLDIFKEAGLSSVPGAGAEILSDRMRQMLSPKKLPAQQWCDTLAACHKKGLPGSANIVFGSVETPEEIIEHLDYVRKTQDIAQGFKSFVVWTFQPQTDKFPIRHVRGDEYLKLLALSRLYLDNIPHIEVSLLGMGLSLGELGLHSGADDINSIVIEENVLQNHGLTTIEAAEEFIRNAGFTPYRRSLNFD
- a CDS encoding esterase, with protein sequence MKSTLAIAVSLVCSVALSAVEASAFTVTGKVNDESGKAIEKASVTLLGKGLRAETDATGSFSLHQDEAVPGNPGQVGPQDSAASVGGNLTDSLQGLAVSRPVGYLSVNNGVLSFSQSSGSPVRVQVFDMVGNRLLDETLYGTGTVDMNASIKARGTYFARVKVGSAQQNFKFTADGSFSAAFGEKAHARALLKVGDNDDLRVIANGYDTLTVHLTNLDTNLTLVLKKPAPPQPQYAYGWGLKNDPVPSSGCGKDTKLDYKYRGDKPYIEFKWSKGTRTVRIDIPKSYDKNKPYKLIFGMQCMGGWAGGVQDEGYYGLKQFDKDETVIFVAPEGNGNQAPWAQDDYTLFDELLAYLEGNFCIDSSRVFSTGFSYGSMFSNGLSWNHQEVLRAVAVYETAERNIWLPERKKMGVGWMGVLGLQDDLCRPEMGRAARDIILELNSEGGKAKNEKAQEYGGNGPHVCYDYTTVEERFPVRWCTQNGGHIWDHKDPGQFQSWVPQTTWDFFNKF